A genomic window from Plasmodium chabaudi chabaudi strain AS genome assembly, chromosome: 8 includes:
- a CDS encoding type II NADH:ubiquinone oxidoreductase, putative: MISNVKHRKVMGVFRAMSSFCDSNKLKNVNYINKKREKVVILGSGWGGIHFLLNIDFQKYDVTLVSPRNYFTFTPLLPCLCSGTLNVDACSERIDILLKKNNISGKYLKLECTDIVYKDKYIKCKEDTNSNNEIKIKYDYLIISVGAKTNSFNIKGVDKYAFYIKDVIDALKIRKKFISNLEACLKEIKTNNTSAKYNGNTTNDEFVKNMLHVVVVGGGPTGVEVAAELADFVNNDIKNKYKQIYKYISITIVEGGNNLLPTFTQNISNFTKDNFKKLNINVYTNYHVTEIDENHFYIKSSINKNEEPKKIPYGMIIWASGLAQTPLINNFIKKIPEQVNNRILNVNQHLKVIGIPTNDVYAIGDCKKIEPIKSHEHMDKIINCLGDSKVTSDTLKNKSEELSNIFPQLSNKKWDYNKNKKTEMNQKELEDYLIMVDKNYKSPPPTAQNAKQEAFYLSNIFNNHLYYKNNNIIPPFIEKWKGSLAYIGNHQVVAHLPFYEIKGGPLSFTFWKIIYMQMLLTWRSRLIFIFSFLRTKIYGRPFY; the protein is encoded by the coding sequence ATGATATCGAATGTGAAGCATCGAAAAGTGATGGGAGTATTTCGAGCTATGTCAAGTTTTTGtgattcaaataaattaaaaaatgtaaattatataaataaaaaacgagAAAAAGTAGTTATTTTAGGATCAGGATGGGGTggtatacattttttattaaatatagattttcaaaaatatgatgTAACACTAGTTTCACCAAGgaattattttactttCACTCCTTTATTGCCATGCTTATGTAGTGGCACATTAAATGTAGATGCCTGTTCAGAACGtattgatattttattaaaaaaaaacaatatctcaggaaaatatttaaagcTCGAATGTACAGATATAGTATATAAAGATAAGTATATCAAATGTAAGGAAGATacaaatagtaataatgaaattaaaatcaaatatgattatttaattatttcagTAGGAGCAAAAACgaattcttttaatataaaggGTGtagataaatatgcattttatataaaagatgTAATTGATGCTTTAAaaatacgaaaaaaatttatttctaaTTTAGAAGCAtgtttaaaagaaataaagaCGAACAATACGTCTGCAAAGTATAATGGTAATACTACAAACGATGAGTTtgtgaaaaatatgttacaTGTTGTTGTGGTTGGTGGTGGACCAACAGGTGTTGAAGTGGCAGCTGAGTTAGCagattttgtaaataatgatataaaaaataaatataaacaaatttataaatatatatctattaCTATTGTTGAAGGAGGTAATAATTTACTTCCTACATTTacacaaaatatttcaaattttacaaaagataattttaaaaaattaaatataaatgtgtatACAAATTATCATGTAACTGAAATTGATgaaaatcatttttatataaaatcaagtataaataaaaatgaagagccaaaaaaaattcctTATGGTATGATAATTTGGGCTAGTGGCTTAGCTCAAACAccattaataaataattttataaaaaaaatacctGAACAGGTTAATAATAGAATTTTAAATGTAAACCAACATTTAAAAGTAATTGGAATACCAACAAATGATGTTTATGCAATAGGggattgtaaaaaaatcgaaCCCATAAAATCTCATGAGCATAtggataaaataataaactgTTTAGGTGATTCAAAAGTTACATCAgatacattaaaaaataaatcagaagaattatcaaatatatttcctcaacttagtaataaaaaatgggattataataaaaataaaaaaacagaaaTGAATCAAAAAGAATTGGAAGACTATCTAATAATGgttgataaaaattataagtcTCCACCACCAACAGCACAAAATGCTAAGCAAGAagctttttatttatcaaacatatttaacaatcatttatattataaaaataataatatcataCCACcatttattgaaaaatgGAAAGGGTCTTTAGCATATATAGGTAATCATCAAGTGGTTGCTCATTTGCCGttttatgaaattaaaGGTGGGCCTCTTTCATTTACATTttggaaaattatttatatgcaaatGTTATTAACCTGGAGATCACGACTTATCTTTATCTTCAGCTTTTTACGAACGAAGATTTATGGTAGACCATTTTACTAA
- a CDS encoding ribonuclease H2 subunit C, putative, giving the protein MNSFFGDDTQEEENLLQEIIKEKSDEIPYIVKEIACSKLSSNVKKNMGVGVKTSLKDECAIKNEKGGVEDNTKNINNCSEFNNPNKYDNDTNFGNEIRHNNEYILNVKLNTNIFPFHIKKNGKINSDIFFIPYKSEDNKDVITKYTYNYDYYDIYPQNVELTNKNFHANKKKDGDLSSHNNLINCKKEHIDKEEENNFQKFLVHFRGRLFIGSNINYSFFNAQTFLATLSNDDHTASETQNQLCYVNKKIQTYNMIPSATYWKQDEYPDISDSNIQKLQMFFISQSVANYDKESQLNAYEGELVF; this is encoded by the coding sequence ATGAACTCCTTCTTTGGAGATGATACAcaagaagaagaaaatcTTCTTCAGGAAAtcataaaagaaaaaagtgATGAAATTCCTTATATTGTTAAAGAAATAGCGTGTTCTAAGTTAAGTTcaaatgtgaaaaaaaatatgggaGTAGGAGTAAAAACATCTTTAAAGGATGAATgtgcaataaaaaatgagaaaGGGGGTGTAGAGGataacacaaaaaatataaacaattgtTCAGAATTTAATAACCCAAACAAATATGATAATGATACAAATTTTGGAAATGAAATAAGacataataatgaatacaTATTAAACGTTAAActaaatacaaatatttttccatttcatataaaaaaaaatggaaaaataaattcagatatattttttataccaTATAAAAGTgaagataataaagatgtaataacaaaatatacatataattatgactattatgatatatatccCCAAAATGTTGAGCTaactaataaaaattttcatgcaaataaaaaaaaagatggCGATTTGTCAAGCCATAACAATTTGATAAACTGTAAAAAGGAGCATATAGATAAAGAAgaggaaaataattttcaaaaatttttGGTACATTTTAGAGGACGATTATTTATTGGaagtaatataaattattctttttttaatgccCAAACATTTTTAGCAACTTTAAGCAATGATGATCATACAGCTAGCGAAACACAAAATCAATTATgttatgttaataaaaaaatacaaactTATAATATGATACCTAGTGCTACTTATTGGAAACAAGATGAATATCCTGATATATCTGATtcaaatatacaaaaacttcaaatgttttttatttcgcaATCGGTAGCTAATTATGATAAAGAATCCCAACTTAATGCATATGAAGGTGAACTCGTATTTTAA
- a CDS encoding SUMO-conjugating enzyme UBC9, putative, protein MSIAKKRLAQERAEWRKDHPAGFSAKYSPMSDGKGLDIMKWICKIPGKKGGLWEGGEFPITMEFTDDYPSKPPKCKFTTVLFHPNIYPSGTVCLSILNEDEDWKPSITIKQILLGIQDLLDNPNPNSPAQAEPFLLYQQDRDSYEKKVKKQAMEFRPKD, encoded by the exons atgtcTATTGCTAAAAAAAGATTAGCGCAAGAAAGAGCAGAATGGAGAAAAGACCATCCTGCTGGATTCTCAGCAAAATATAGTCCCATGAGTGATGGCAAAGGACTAGATATTATGAAATGGATATGTAAAATACCAGGCAAAAag gGAGGTTTATGGGAAGGTGGCGAATTTCCAATTACTATGGAATTTACTGATGATTATCCAAGTAAACCACCTAAGTGCAAATTTACTACCGTTTTATTTCATCCAAATATTTATCCATCAG GAACTGTATGCTTATCAATCTTAAATGAGGATGAAGATTGGAAGCCTTCAATCACTATTAAACAAATTCTTTTGGGAATACAa GATTTGCTTGACAACCCTAATCCCAATTCTCCTGCACAAGCGGagccatttttattatatcaacAAGATAGAGAttcatatgaaaaaaaagtaaaaaaacaagCAATGGAATTTAGGCCAAAGgattaa